The following is a genomic window from Niabella soli DSM 19437.
TGATAAAAAGCTCCTCTCCTGCGGCAATATCCCTTACCGTTTTTATTTGTATGGAGTTGGTTTCATAGTCCATTTCATATTCGCAGTTACTAAGGAAAGAATGATTATAAACAGGTACCCAACCAAGGGCCATGGCACATCGGTTGCCATCAAATCCCCATTCAAAAATATAATCATGCAACAGTGTTTGGTCCAGGAGTTTGCGTTCCCGGGCCGACATAACAATTGCCGGGGCGATCTCGATGACCGAACCCGCAGTAATGGGAGCGTTGGTAAAAACCCCCTTCCCCATTTGCGCTGTTGCAGCGATGTATAAACAAGGGGCTATCATTAATGCTGTTTTTACAAAAATAACGGACTGAAGACACATAACCGCAAGGATGCAAAGAGAGGGTCGCACAGATTCCGCAGACTTACACAGATTTTAAATGGCTTCTATGCCAATCCCTGCACCGTTGCTCCTTTCCGTCTTTGTAAGAAACGGCAACCGCCGCACCATTGCTCCGCCACATCGCTGCGTGGAACACTACCCGCGAATGCCTCCGTGTATTTTGAGCCATATAAAGATTAATTTTCCGATTCTTTGTCTCCAAAGAAAATGATCTTCGTACTTTTGGCACATGGCTTTTGAAGAGGAAGAAGATAAAGCATTAATTGACTCATTTCAGGAGGTTATTGCCACCGAGGATAAACTGGAAATCAAAAAATTTTTAGATGCCCAGAATATTACCGACGTGGTGGCACTCATTTATGAGCAGCCGGAATATGAGAGCCAGATCATAGCAAATATGTCGGTGCATCGGGCTGCCAGCGTTTTTAAGCTTTTGGAAACCAGCAATCAAAAGAGCATTATACAGGAGCTGCCGCCCAATAAAACGGCAGAGTTGCTTAACGACCTTCCGGCGGATGACCGTACCGACTTCCTGGAGGAATTGCCGGCGAATGCCGTAAGAGAGCTAATCAAACTT
Proteins encoded in this region:
- a CDS encoding SET domain-containing protein; this translates as MIAPCLYIAATAQMGKGVFTNAPITAGSVIEIAPAIVMSARERKLLDQTLLHDYIFEWGFDGNRCAMALGWVPVYNHSFLSNCEYEMDYETNSIQIKTVRDIAAGEELFINYGGSWDSDKQVWFETK